A window from Megalops cyprinoides isolate fMegCyp1 chromosome 8, fMegCyp1.pri, whole genome shotgun sequence encodes these proteins:
- the eps8l2 gene encoding epidermal growth factor receptor kinase substrate 8-like protein 2 isoform X1 — MSLLGPPTRLTNGVVRSDSKISAKALYEQRKKYSNSNIIMQETSQYHVEHLSTFMMDKSDSIATVEDAIKKLILLDSKDKIWTQEMLLQVTAEAVRLLDCETLEELENFPLSTVHLTQTVLNQTRYPSVLLLVCQDSEQHRPDIHFFHCDEVEAEMVHADIDSALGDNKHGKKLRPQTLKVNQEKMKRHRETIIPPSTPKGPDPAGKGRVAAKNMQDIERRGSVPQDQDTHEKLAQRIEKDVQILNCALDDIEIFVARLQKAAEAFAQLNQRNKSKKNKKKGPAEGMLTLRAKPPSEADFTDSLQKIKLAFNLLAKLKKHIQNPSASELIHFLFGPLELILQSCGSPEVPRSVISPHLSRDAVDFLRGHLSPKEMTIFELLGDGWTRPRADWPRDQCGPLYIPKFCNGWEPPAEVFRSSPWEIEGSGPSLPVSHPDFRKKSDEFFSPHSYRPSNGTYDSTSPRKYAKIRYHFVARNANELSVLQDEVLEVIEDDKQWWKLRNRSGQSGYVPYNILDVVKLEEPHGLPEPLYSQPGQSFKGASPSGSLGRGDSFETTRSPRDSRTHQMDEVNDELLKRITTSKSQPPGRNFRVERPASTTIPLSYDSTPQQVTSWLNAKGFSKPTTDCLGILTGAQLFSLNKEELKAVCGDEGSRVYSQITVQKAQLERSCGDSELQEIMKKRQEKISSFSAD; from the exons AACAACGAAAGAAATATTCCAACTCTAACATCATCATGCAGGAAACATCACAATATCACGTTGAG CATCTCTCCACATTTATGATGGATAAGTCAGACTCCATTGCCACGGTGGAGGACGCCATAAAGAAATTGATCCTGCTTGACTCCAAGGATAAGATCTGGACCCAAGAGATGCTGCTTCAGGTGACAGCTGAGGCTGTGAGGCTGTTGGACTGTGAAACACTG gAGGAGCTAGAGAACTTCCCTCTGTCCACAGTGCACctgacacagacagtgctgAATCAGACTCGCTACCCCTCTGTGCTCCTGTTGGTGTGCCAGGACAGCGAGCAGCACCGTCCAGATATCCACTTCTTCCACTGTGAtgaggtggag GCTGAAATGGTCCATGCAGATATCGACAGTGCCCTGGGTGATAACAAACATGGCAAGAAATTGCGCCCACAGACCCTGAA GGTGAATCAggaaaagatgaaaagacaTCGTGAGACCATAATCCCCCCATCGACCCCCAAAGGCCCCGATCCAGCAGGGAAGGGGAGAGTGGCTGCCAAAAATATGCAAG ACATTGAGAGGCGGGGCTCTGTGCCACAGGACCAGGACACCCATGAGAAGCTGGCCCAGCGCATAGAGAAGGACGTG CAAATCCTCAACTGTGCTCTGGACGATATTGAGATCTTCGTGGCTCGGTTGCAGAAGGCAGCGGAGGCCTTTGCCCAGCTCAACCAGCGCAACAAGAGcaagaagaataagaagaaggGGCCAGCAG AGGGGATGCTAACCCTTCGCGCTAAGCCTCCCAGTGAGGCCGACTTCACTGACAGCCTGCAGAAGATAAAGCTGGCCTTCAACCTGCTG gccaaaCTGAAGAAGCACATCCAGAACCCCAGTGCCTCTGAGCTTATTCATTTCTTGTTTGGACCTCTGGAGTTG ATCCTGCAGAGCTGTGGTAGTCCCGAGGTGCCTCGCTCCGTCATCTCCCCTCACCTGTCCAGGGATGCTGTGGACTTCTTGAGGGGTCACTTGTCCCCCAAAGAGATGACTATCTTTGAGCTGCTGGGAGATGGCTGGACCAGGCCTAG GGCGGACTGGCCCAGAGACCAGTGTGGCCCACTCTACATCCCCAAGTTCTGCAATGGTTGGGAGCCACCTGCTGAAGTCTTCCGATCATCACCATGGGAGATAGAGGGTTCTGgaccctccctccctgtctcccacCCTGACTTTAGAAAAAAGTCTGATGAG tttttctcCCCTCACTCCTACAGACCATCCAATGG AACTTACGACAGCACATCTCCACGAAAATATGCCAAGATCCGATATCACTTTGTGGCCCGCAATGCTAATGAACTATCTGTGCTTCAGGATGAGGTGCTGGAG GTGATTGAGGATGATAAGCAGTGGTGGAAGCTGCGGAATCGTAGTGGGCAGTCAGGCTATGTGCCCTACAACATCCTGGATGTAGTCAAGCTGGAGGAACCCCACGGCCTCCCAGAGCCCCTCTACAGCCag cCTGGGCAGTCTTTCAAAGGTGCCTCCCCTTCTGGCTCTTTGGGACGGGGCGACAGCTTTGAGACAACTCGTTCACCTAGAGATT ccCGGACACATCAGATGGATGAGGTGAATGATGAATTGTTGAAGAGGATCACCACCAGTAAGAGCCAGCCCCCGGGGCGTAACTTTAGGGTGGAGCGGCCGGCCAGCACTACCATACCACTCAGCTATGACTCTACCCCACAGCAGGTCACCAGCTGGCTCAACGCTAAGGGCTTCTCCAAACC gACCACAGACTGCCTGGGCATCCTGACTGGAGCACAGCTCTTCTCCCTCAataaggaggagctgaaggcTGTGTGTGGAGACGAAGGCTCCCGTGTGTACAGCCAGATCACCGTGCAGAAAGCTCAGctggag AGAAGTTGCGGTGACTCAGAGCTCCAGGAGATCATGAAGAAGAGGCAGGAGAAGATTAGCTCCTTTTCCGCAGACTGA
- the eps8l2 gene encoding epidermal growth factor receptor kinase substrate 8-like protein 2 isoform X2 codes for MQETSQYHVEHLSTFMMDKSDSIATVEDAIKKLILLDSKDKIWTQEMLLQVTAEAVRLLDCETLEELENFPLSTVHLTQTVLNQTRYPSVLLLVCQDSEQHRPDIHFFHCDEVEAEMVHADIDSALGDNKHGKKLRPQTLKVNQEKMKRHRETIIPPSTPKGPDPAGKGRVAAKNMQDIERRGSVPQDQDTHEKLAQRIEKDVQILNCALDDIEIFVARLQKAAEAFAQLNQRNKSKKNKKKGPAEGMLTLRAKPPSEADFTDSLQKIKLAFNLLAKLKKHIQNPSASELIHFLFGPLELILQSCGSPEVPRSVISPHLSRDAVDFLRGHLSPKEMTIFELLGDGWTRPRADWPRDQCGPLYIPKFCNGWEPPAEVFRSSPWEIEGSGPSLPVSHPDFRKKSDEFFSPHSYRPSNGTYDSTSPRKYAKIRYHFVARNANELSVLQDEVLEVIEDDKQWWKLRNRSGQSGYVPYNILDVVKLEEPHGLPEPLYSQPGQSFKGASPSGSLGRGDSFETTRSPRDSRTHQMDEVNDELLKRITTSKSQPPGRNFRVERPASTTIPLSYDSTPQQVTSWLNAKGFSKPTTDCLGILTGAQLFSLNKEELKAVCGDEGSRVYSQITVQKAQLERSCGDSELQEIMKKRQEKISSFSAD; via the exons ATGCAGGAAACATCACAATATCACGTTGAG CATCTCTCCACATTTATGATGGATAAGTCAGACTCCATTGCCACGGTGGAGGACGCCATAAAGAAATTGATCCTGCTTGACTCCAAGGATAAGATCTGGACCCAAGAGATGCTGCTTCAGGTGACAGCTGAGGCTGTGAGGCTGTTGGACTGTGAAACACTG gAGGAGCTAGAGAACTTCCCTCTGTCCACAGTGCACctgacacagacagtgctgAATCAGACTCGCTACCCCTCTGTGCTCCTGTTGGTGTGCCAGGACAGCGAGCAGCACCGTCCAGATATCCACTTCTTCCACTGTGAtgaggtggag GCTGAAATGGTCCATGCAGATATCGACAGTGCCCTGGGTGATAACAAACATGGCAAGAAATTGCGCCCACAGACCCTGAA GGTGAATCAggaaaagatgaaaagacaTCGTGAGACCATAATCCCCCCATCGACCCCCAAAGGCCCCGATCCAGCAGGGAAGGGGAGAGTGGCTGCCAAAAATATGCAAG ACATTGAGAGGCGGGGCTCTGTGCCACAGGACCAGGACACCCATGAGAAGCTGGCCCAGCGCATAGAGAAGGACGTG CAAATCCTCAACTGTGCTCTGGACGATATTGAGATCTTCGTGGCTCGGTTGCAGAAGGCAGCGGAGGCCTTTGCCCAGCTCAACCAGCGCAACAAGAGcaagaagaataagaagaaggGGCCAGCAG AGGGGATGCTAACCCTTCGCGCTAAGCCTCCCAGTGAGGCCGACTTCACTGACAGCCTGCAGAAGATAAAGCTGGCCTTCAACCTGCTG gccaaaCTGAAGAAGCACATCCAGAACCCCAGTGCCTCTGAGCTTATTCATTTCTTGTTTGGACCTCTGGAGTTG ATCCTGCAGAGCTGTGGTAGTCCCGAGGTGCCTCGCTCCGTCATCTCCCCTCACCTGTCCAGGGATGCTGTGGACTTCTTGAGGGGTCACTTGTCCCCCAAAGAGATGACTATCTTTGAGCTGCTGGGAGATGGCTGGACCAGGCCTAG GGCGGACTGGCCCAGAGACCAGTGTGGCCCACTCTACATCCCCAAGTTCTGCAATGGTTGGGAGCCACCTGCTGAAGTCTTCCGATCATCACCATGGGAGATAGAGGGTTCTGgaccctccctccctgtctcccacCCTGACTTTAGAAAAAAGTCTGATGAG tttttctcCCCTCACTCCTACAGACCATCCAATGG AACTTACGACAGCACATCTCCACGAAAATATGCCAAGATCCGATATCACTTTGTGGCCCGCAATGCTAATGAACTATCTGTGCTTCAGGATGAGGTGCTGGAG GTGATTGAGGATGATAAGCAGTGGTGGAAGCTGCGGAATCGTAGTGGGCAGTCAGGCTATGTGCCCTACAACATCCTGGATGTAGTCAAGCTGGAGGAACCCCACGGCCTCCCAGAGCCCCTCTACAGCCag cCTGGGCAGTCTTTCAAAGGTGCCTCCCCTTCTGGCTCTTTGGGACGGGGCGACAGCTTTGAGACAACTCGTTCACCTAGAGATT ccCGGACACATCAGATGGATGAGGTGAATGATGAATTGTTGAAGAGGATCACCACCAGTAAGAGCCAGCCCCCGGGGCGTAACTTTAGGGTGGAGCGGCCGGCCAGCACTACCATACCACTCAGCTATGACTCTACCCCACAGCAGGTCACCAGCTGGCTCAACGCTAAGGGCTTCTCCAAACC gACCACAGACTGCCTGGGCATCCTGACTGGAGCACAGCTCTTCTCCCTCAataaggaggagctgaaggcTGTGTGTGGAGACGAAGGCTCCCGTGTGTACAGCCAGATCACCGTGCAGAAAGCTCAGctggag AGAAGTTGCGGTGACTCAGAGCTCCAGGAGATCATGAAGAAGAGGCAGGAGAAGATTAGCTCCTTTTCCGCAGACTGA